The proteins below are encoded in one region of Synchiropus splendidus isolate RoL2022-P1 chromosome 13, RoL_Sspl_1.0, whole genome shotgun sequence:
- the kcnn1a gene encoding small conductance calcium-activated potassium channel protein 1a isoform X5: MWLISITFLSIGYGDMVPHTYCGKGVCLLTGIMGAGCTALVVAVVARKLELTKAEKHVHNFMMDTQLCKRVKNTAANVLRETWLIYKHTKLVKKIDHAKVRKHQRKFLQAIHQLRSVKMEQRKLNDQANTLVDLAKTQNVMYDLVSELQERSEELDKRIGTLEDKLDSVTGSLQALPCLISQAITQQQQDFLDGFVHRFRPASLASERSERSERSWTSTTRRRRSPSTAPHTSSDSG, from the exons ATGTGGTTAATCTCAATTACCTTCCTCTCTATTGGCTACGGGGACATGGTACCACACACGTACTGTGGGAAGGGTGTGTGTCTGCTCACAGGGATTATG GGAGCTGGTTGCACTGCACTTGTGGTTGCAGTGGTGGCCAGGAAGTTGGAGTTGACCAAGGCTGAGAAGCACGTCCACAACTTTATGATGGACACACAACTCTGTAAACGA GTGAAGAACACAGCTGCCAATGTACTCAGGGAAACATGGCTCATCTACAAACACACCAAGCTGGTCAAGAAAATAGATCACGCCAAGGTCCGGAAACACCAGCGCAAGTTTCTTCAAGCCATTCACCA ACTGCGCAGCGTGAAGATGGAGCAGAGGAAGCTCAACGACCAGGCCAACACCTTGGTGGACCTGGCAAAG ACCCAGAATGTGATGTACGACCTGGTGTCAGAGCTGCAGGAGCGCAGCGAGGAGCTGGACAAGCGAATCGGCACACTGGAGGACAAGTTGGACTCAGTCACAGGCAGCCTGCAGGCGCTGCCTTGTCTCATCTCCCAAGCCAtaacccagcagcagcaggacttccTGGACGGCTTTGTTCACCGCTTCCGTCCTGCCTCGCTAGCCTCCGAGCGCTCCGAGCGTTCGGAGCGCTCCTGGACTTCCACCACTCGGCGGCGGCGCTCCCCCTCCACGGCCCCCCACACGTCGTCTGACAGCGGATGA
- the zgc:154006 gene encoding occludin codes for MYEPRHYDSPPFYSPPYSTTTQSFYPPHSVQSQHAPYTYQLPPDSYYMEDKPQLFYRWFSPPGFFKTFQGLTVLMCFLIFACVASTLVWDMSGLGYGGYGVGATGSAVGSGYYGGSYGYSSSYMTPQSAKAAMLSMASINFVVSLGFLVASFSRSPAMRGRRFYLAVFICDIILAVLQGIIDIIFVIGVNPMSQSSQSMLYNPMLMMCQNIQSNPSLSGSVGPGVPPGLPLYNQYLIHYCYMDPEEAVGLVLGMVVVLALSLAAYYAYKTRSKIWRHGKANIYWDRQPGRSGLHDVHDWVDHVGETRSTQRAPTVVLSERAAVDLRTENGTVSLSHGAVSVYSEGDHYGNGTRSDSMDPLSSEGTDSLKKPPWRHGARGPRTGEDGRPVVRESQYETGYTTGGDTGHELDQDHPEKLFRLFPEIISDQQRQQYKREFDSTLARYKSLCEDMDDISDQMNKLSRELDTLDPESRKYQGVADEYTRLKELKKTPDYQSKKKESKELRQKLFHIKRLVKNYDGGLC; via the exons ATGTATGAGCCTCGGCACTATGACAGCCCCCCGTTCTACAGCCCCCCCTACAGCACCACCACTCAGAGCTTCTACCCCCCACACAGCGTCCAGAGCCAACATGCCCCGTACACCTACCAGCTCCCCCCCGACTCCTACTACATGGAAGATAAACCTCAGCTCTTCTACCGCTGGTTCTCTCCCCCTGGCTTTTTCAAGACCTTCCAAGGACTCACCGTGCTCATGTGCTTCCTCATCTTCGCCTGCGTGGCCTCCACCTTGGTGTGGGACATGAGCGGACTGGGTTATGGGGGGTACGGTGTGGGCGCGACAGGAAGTGCGGTGGGGTCTGGATATTACGGCGGGAGTTACGGGTACAGCAGCTCGTACATGACGCCGCAGTCCGCCAAGGCGGCCATGCTCTCTATGGCTTCCATCAACTTTGTGGTGTCGCTGGGATTCCTGGTGGCTAGTTTCTCTCGCTCGCCCGCCATGAGGGGGCGCCGCTTTTACCTGGCTGTGTTCATCTGTGACATCATTTTAGCGGTGCTGCAG GGAATCATCGACATCATCTTCGTGATCGGTGTGAACCCCATGTCACAGAGCTCGCAGAGCATGTTGTACAACCCCATGCTGATGATGTGCCAGAACATCCAGAGCAACCCCAGCCTCAGTGGAAGCGTGGGTCCTGGGGTCCCCCCTGGTTTACCCCTGTACAACCAGTACCTGATCCACTACTGCTACATGGACCCTGAGGAG GCGGTGGGGCTGGTGTTAGGTATGGTGGTGGTCTTGGCACTGTCCCTGGCTGCTTATTACGCCTACAAGACACGCAGCAAGATCTGGAGGCACGGTAAAGCCAACATCTACTGGGACAGGCAACCCGGGAGGTCAGGGCTCCACGACGTCCATGACTGG GTGGACCATGTTGGGGAGACTCGCAGCACCCAGCGGGCGCCGACAGTGGTGCTGTCAGAGCGAGCAGCTGTCGACCTCAGGACCGAAAACGGAACAGTTTCCTTGAGTCACGGAGCCGTCAGCGTCTACAGTGAGGGGGATCATTATGGCAATGG CACCAGGTCAGACAGCATGGACCCGCTCTCCTCTGAAGGGACTGACAGCTTGAAGAAGCCTCCCTGGCGTCATGGTGCGAGAGGTCCGAGGACGGGGGAGGACGGGAGGCCTGTGGTCAGGGAGTCCCAGTACGAGACTGGTTACACCACCGGAGGCGACACTGGTCATGAGCTGGACCAGGACCACCCTGAGAAGCTCTTCAG GCTGTTTCCGGAGATCATATCAgaccagcagcggcagcagtacAAGCGAGAGTTTGACTCCACTCTGGCGCGCTACAAGAGTCTGTGCGAGGACATGGACGACATCAGCGACCAGATGAACAAGCTGAGTCGAGAGCTGGACACCCTGGACCCCGAATCCAGGAAGTATCAG GGTGTTGCAGATGAGTACACCAGACTGAAAGAGCTTAAAAAG ACTCCAGACTACCAGtccaagaagaaggagagcaAAGAGCTCCGACAGAAACTCTTCCACATCAAACGTCTGGTGAAGAACTATGACGGAGGCCTGTGCTGA
- the marveld2l gene encoding MARVEL domain-containing protein 2, translating to MKDRSGRFMRQESELGSSSSERNSIPDPPAPVWVTHTPDDDDTHSSNPSTSTCQENNNMSSMKDKLKSLFGSWRSSPQQSDGSDPETGPNRVRIVPNGTRVSPPASPLQGCKNWDTPSDLLYHPEESLLTSIHPAEYYAEKVELYNQKYSYLKSWPGLLRLLAGLELLFGAMALACVIAYIQKDSEWNNVYGQYNGIYNAGMGLPGYSYQGPMTPFILSVVGLSWIITVILMVLGLTMYYRTILLDAPWWPLTEAFINVALFLLYMAAGIVYLNDLNRGGLCYMTIGVNPIMASLCRVDGGQMAGTAFLFINMALYLGSFLVSLKMWRHEAQRRERELFNCRSTEQSHRVVPLLPKTTKISFKDEPDGPVTSVHQVRPPQEHQNHVKKTLGPAVQIVPDYVLKYPDITSAEERDSYKAVFNDQYQEYKDLHRDISITLTKFTELDQMMTKLIRGGKTQEEQQRIQSILATYQQKKNDPALVEKKERCDYLKAKLNHIKGRIQSFDQQTVGGSR from the exons ATGAAGGACAGGAGTGGGAGATTCATGCGGCAGGAGAGCGAGCTGGGGTCCTCCTCTTCTGAGAGGAACTCCATCCCTGATCCACCGGCACCAGTGTGGGTGACACACACGCCTGATGATGACGACACACACTCATCGAATCCCTCTACTTCGACTTGTCAAGAGAACAACAACATGTCCAGCATGAAGGACAAACTGAAGTCTCTCTTCGGTTCATGGAGGAGCTCGCCTCAGCAAAGTGACGGCAGTGATCCTGAAACTGGCCCCAACAGGGTCCGAATTGTACCAAATGGGACCAGAGTGAGCCCTCCTGCCAGTCCCCTGCAGGGGTGCAAGAACTGGGACACCCCCTCCGACTTGCTGTACCACCCAGAGGAGTCGCTGCTGACTAGCATCCACCCTGCAGAGTACTATGCTGAGAAGGTGGAGCTCTACAACCAGAAGTACTCCTACCTGAAGTCATGGCCGGGTCTCCTGCGACTCCTGGCGGGACTGGAGCTCCTTTTTGGGGCCATGGCCTTAGCATGTGTCATCGCCTACATCCAGAAGGACAGTGAATGGAACAATGTGTACGGTCAGTATAACGGGATCTACAATGCCGGGATGGGTCTTCCTGGCTACAGCTACCAAGGGCCGATGACCCCCTTTATTTTGTCTGTGGTGGGACTCTCATGGATCATCACGGTGATCCTCATGGTGCTGGGTCTGACCATGTATTATCGGACCATTCTCCTGGACGCTCCTTGGTGGCCCCTCACGGAAGCGTTCATCAATGTCGCCCTGTTCCTCCTCTACATGGCAGCAGGGATCGTGTACCTGAACGACTTAAACCGTGGTGGCCTGTGTTACATGACCATAGGCGTCAACCCCATCATGGCCAGTCTGTGTCGGGTGGACGGCGGTCAGATGGCGGGGACAGCGTTTCTCTTCATCAACATGGCGCTGTATCTGGGCAGCTTCCTGGTCAGCCTGAAGATGTGGAGACACGAAGCCCAGCGTCGAGAGAGGGAGCTCTTTAACTGCAGG tcgacAGAACAAAGTCATCGCGTCGTCCCTCTGCTCCCTAAAACAACCAAAATATCTTTCAAAGACGAACCGGACGGACCTGTGACATCCGTCCATCAAGTGCGTCCACCACAAGAACATCAGAACCACGTGAAGAAAACACTCGGCCCTGCCGTCCAGATCGTTCCGGACTACGTCCT CAAGTACCCAGATATCACCAGCGCGGAAGAGAGAGACAGCTACAAGGCAGTTTTTAATGACCAGTATCAAGAGTACAAAGATCTTCACAGGGACATCAGCATCACTCTGACAAAATTCACTGAGCTGGATCAGATGATGACAAAGCTCATCCGAGGAGGCAAAACTCAGGAG gagcagcagaggatccAGAGCATCCTGGCGACGTATCAGCAGAAGAAGAAT GATCCTGCCTTGGTCGAGAAGAAGGAGCGCTGCGATTATCTGAAGGCCAAGTTGAACCACATTAAAGGCAGAATACAAAGTTTTGACCAGCAGACCGTGGGGGGATCAAGATAG
- the kcnn1a gene encoding small conductance calcium-activated potassium channel protein 1a isoform X4: protein MYHDKQEVTSNFLGAMWLISITFLSIGYGDMVPHTYCGKGVCLLTGIMGAGCTALVVAVVARKLELTKAEKHVHNFMMDTQLCKRVKNTAANVLRETWLIYKHTKLVKKIDHAKVRKHQRKFLQAIHQLRSVKMEQRKLNDQANTLVDLAKTQNVMYDLVSELQERSEELDKRIGTLEDKLDSVTGSLQALPCLISQAITQQQQDFLDGFVHRFRPASLASERSERSERSWTSTTRRRRSPSTAPHTSSDSG, encoded by the exons GTATCatgacaaacaggaagtgaccagtAACTTTCTCGGAGCCATGTGGTTAATCTCAATTACCTTCCTCTCTATTGGCTACGGGGACATGGTACCACACACGTACTGTGGGAAGGGTGTGTGTCTGCTCACAGGGATTATG GGAGCTGGTTGCACTGCACTTGTGGTTGCAGTGGTGGCCAGGAAGTTGGAGTTGACCAAGGCTGAGAAGCACGTCCACAACTTTATGATGGACACACAACTCTGTAAACGA GTGAAGAACACAGCTGCCAATGTACTCAGGGAAACATGGCTCATCTACAAACACACCAAGCTGGTCAAGAAAATAGATCACGCCAAGGTCCGGAAACACCAGCGCAAGTTTCTTCAAGCCATTCACCA ACTGCGCAGCGTGAAGATGGAGCAGAGGAAGCTCAACGACCAGGCCAACACCTTGGTGGACCTGGCAAAG ACCCAGAATGTGATGTACGACCTGGTGTCAGAGCTGCAGGAGCGCAGCGAGGAGCTGGACAAGCGAATCGGCACACTGGAGGACAAGTTGGACTCAGTCACAGGCAGCCTGCAGGCGCTGCCTTGTCTCATCTCCCAAGCCAtaacccagcagcagcaggacttccTGGACGGCTTTGTTCACCGCTTCCGTCCTGCCTCGCTAGCCTCCGAGCGCTCCGAGCGTTCGGAGCGCTCCTGGACTTCCACCACTCGGCGGCGGCGCTCCCCCTCCACGGCCCCCCACACGTCGTCTGACAGCGGATGA